From Oceanipulchritudo coccoides, the proteins below share one genomic window:
- a CDS encoding alpha-galactosidase, giving the protein MKRKPLQFGLLVICTTLSAWAGPPVVSPDGAAYSLEWGDDFRIDSSTFAVEINGEWIYGDAFPQHTWSKEGGKLTLTCSGLAPVESFELSIETATEGPYAVITASLKASNEFKLGGVRVLTRKGEAHNLSVGETHTQWNAFLEHLEAPKTGSIYWLDQMEPLKANKKGEDPRDATWISTFQNDATNQTFAIAALMGDFWPTSIEWRNVKLGDLHVSIRSGSPKGLEKILVRAGAKVETDPILIGYWDNRRPTQALAEVGRIMGESVRQGRPMRMIEPGWSTWHSYARTISADAMLTAAHTMKDELYDFGYRYIQLDGGWWTVPGSYVVNDEFLRGIRDVANQITDMGLKFGLHISPLRVNPTDPYWKEHADWLVSPYGKKTIDPHDDEMMTTLGMMYLDGSHPDVPPYLAGQFKQMVEDYKPTFMKWDHHYGSLEEADRFDPTMTGLQAHNKAVRMIRAALPEDLVVTRSMGWLYGAIECYDAVRIGNDINHPGVRSKDEPYANITYGKTSGTIRDVLVGREYKGLIRFARSVAQNYYIHNHIAICDPDAFFASPQYTFEESRMHITLQALMGGFLFGGDRIEALPKERLALYKKQAVLDVWANHKHAVPLDLFTGVDIPRIWKLELEDRIVFGFFNWMDEDVDTTWSLVELELAAGDYRLTDLWSGEAVPIITDGIHLSMPAHTVRLIEFQK; this is encoded by the coding sequence ATGAAAAGAAAACCACTACAATTTGGCCTTCTGGTAATTTGCACGACCCTTTCCGCATGGGCGGGACCTCCAGTTGTTTCACCGGATGGTGCCGCCTATTCCCTGGAGTGGGGTGATGATTTCCGTATAGATTCCTCGACCTTTGCCGTGGAGATCAATGGGGAGTGGATATACGGGGATGCCTTTCCACAGCACACCTGGTCGAAGGAGGGAGGGAAACTTACCCTGACTTGCTCCGGTCTGGCTCCCGTTGAGTCCTTTGAGCTGAGTATTGAGACAGCAACCGAGGGTCCTTATGCTGTCATTACAGCATCCCTCAAGGCATCGAATGAGTTCAAACTGGGTGGCGTGCGCGTGCTGACCCGGAAAGGAGAGGCACACAATCTTTCAGTCGGGGAAACCCATACGCAATGGAATGCCTTTCTCGAACATCTCGAAGCTCCCAAAACTGGAAGCATTTACTGGCTGGACCAGATGGAGCCGCTCAAAGCGAACAAGAAAGGGGAGGACCCCCGTGACGCGACCTGGATCTCGACCTTTCAGAACGATGCCACAAACCAGACATTTGCCATTGCCGCCCTGATGGGAGATTTTTGGCCGACCTCCATCGAATGGCGCAACGTAAAACTGGGCGACCTGCATGTCTCAATCCGCAGTGGAAGCCCCAAGGGCCTTGAAAAAATCCTCGTCCGCGCGGGAGCAAAAGTGGAAACCGATCCCATCCTGATTGGCTACTGGGACAACCGGCGACCAACCCAGGCATTGGCTGAAGTAGGCCGTATCATGGGCGAAAGCGTCCGTCAGGGGAGACCCATGCGAATGATAGAACCTGGATGGAGTACCTGGCACTCCTACGCCCGGACAATCTCTGCAGACGCCATGTTAACAGCCGCGCATACCATGAAGGACGAGCTTTACGATTTCGGTTACCGTTACATCCAACTCGACGGGGGATGGTGGACCGTTCCCGGTTCATATGTGGTAAACGATGAATTTTTGCGCGGCATACGAGACGTGGCCAATCAGATTACTGACATGGGCTTGAAGTTCGGCCTGCACATCAGCCCATTGCGGGTGAATCCGACGGATCCTTACTGGAAAGAACACGCGGACTGGCTGGTCTCGCCATACGGTAAAAAAACCATTGATCCGCATGACGACGAAATGATGACGACCCTTGGCATGATGTATCTGGACGGCAGTCATCCGGATGTGCCACCGTATCTGGCGGGCCAGTTCAAGCAGATGGTCGAAGACTACAAGCCGACCTTCATGAAGTGGGATCATCACTACGGAAGTTTGGAAGAAGCTGATCGTTTTGATCCGACCATGACCGGCCTGCAGGCACACAACAAAGCCGTCCGCATGATCCGAGCCGCCTTGCCGGAGGACCTTGTCGTGACCCGCAGCATGGGCTGGCTTTATGGAGCGATTGAATGCTATGACGCCGTCCGGATCGGAAACGATATCAATCATCCGGGCGTCCGCAGCAAGGACGAACCCTATGCCAACATCACCTATGGCAAGACAAGCGGAACAATCCGGGACGTTCTTGTAGGACGTGAATACAAAGGGTTGATCCGTTTCGCCCGTTCCGTTGCCCAGAATTACTACATCCACAATCATATCGCCATCTGTGATCCGGATGCCTTCTTTGCCTCGCCCCAATACACCTTTGAGGAGTCCCGTATGCACATCACCCTGCAGGCCCTGATGGGTGGATTCCTCTTTGGCGGCGACCGGATCGAGGCGCTTCCAAAGGAGCGACTGGCGCTATACAAGAAACAAGCCGTTCTCGATGTGTGGGCCAATCATAAGCATGCCGTTCCCCTCGACCTGTTTACCGGTGTAGATATCCCGCGGATTTGGAAACTTGAGCTGGAGGATCGCATTGTCTTTGGCTTCTTCAACTGGATGGATGAAGACGTGGATACTACCTGGTCGTTGGTAGAATTGGAACTGGCTGCTGGTGACTACCGTTTAACGGACCTCTGGAGCGGTGAAGCCGTGCCGATAATAACTGACGGAATACACCTGTCCATGCCGGCTCATACTGTTCGTTTGATTGAGTTCCAAAAATAG
- a CDS encoding MGH1-like glycoside hydrolase domain-containing protein: MKKTIFVTLLLLGCWAVVDAAVPEDWRADLPQPIVEDHPEWVDFYYEAWRFAELKKMTYEGHTIFDTAFKPGKVWLWDTVWISHFGIYVQDANPDIRDPMYAYDMFYAQQRADGCIPHVWKTTGDHSYKVHNPIFTLGELNYYRHTGDKSRLAVVLPKLDRFYFYLKQQYGEPDGLYRNFDWHNGMDNRPVADLSIDSTCEQAMVAGHLKQIAKLVGDDARAAKFDKEYLALKTRINETMWSEQDQFYTDLNADRTPFNAWSVASYWALLSGVADVEQASSMNAHLFDEANFKTPFMVPTLGRKSPGYDADGGLYWRGAVWVPTNTMVIKGLQKYGYTDAAREIAINGLEGMVATWRETGTLWENYDQENPGKRGERSRPDFVGWSGVQPIATLIETIIGIQTNAPENRIEWTLRMTEEHGARDLKWGPNYMREVDLVAESRTSTDSPVSLIISSNTPFTLVVDTGYTIKEFGVEKGSNQTFLIQH, encoded by the coding sequence ATGAAAAAAACAATTTTTGTAACTCTATTGCTGCTGGGTTGCTGGGCTGTGGTGGATGCTGCTGTTCCGGAAGATTGGCGCGCAGATCTACCGCAACCGATCGTAGAAGACCATCCGGAATGGGTGGATTTCTATTACGAGGCCTGGCGTTTTGCGGAACTGAAAAAGATGACCTACGAGGGGCATACGATTTTCGACACCGCCTTTAAGCCCGGCAAGGTTTGGTTGTGGGACACCGTCTGGATTTCCCATTTTGGGATTTATGTGCAGGATGCGAATCCCGACATTCGCGATCCGATGTATGCGTATGATATGTTTTATGCGCAGCAGCGTGCGGACGGTTGTATTCCGCATGTCTGGAAGACGACCGGCGACCACAGCTACAAAGTGCATAATCCAATTTTCACGCTGGGAGAGCTCAATTACTATCGGCACACCGGGGACAAAAGCAGGCTGGCTGTAGTGTTGCCAAAGCTTGACCGCTTCTACTTCTACTTGAAGCAGCAATACGGCGAACCCGACGGCCTCTATCGGAATTTTGACTGGCATAACGGAATGGATAATCGCCCGGTGGCTGATCTTTCCATCGATTCGACCTGCGAACAGGCGATGGTAGCGGGACATCTGAAACAAATCGCCAAGTTGGTGGGTGATGACGCACGTGCTGCAAAATTCGATAAGGAATATTTAGCCCTGAAGACACGCATCAATGAAACCATGTGGTCAGAACAGGATCAGTTTTACACCGATCTCAATGCTGACCGGACACCTTTCAATGCATGGTCCGTCGCTTCCTACTGGGCCTTGCTTTCAGGCGTCGCCGATGTCGAACAGGCCAGCAGCATGAATGCGCATTTATTTGACGAAGCCAACTTCAAGACACCCTTCATGGTTCCGACCCTCGGGCGGAAGAGTCCCGGTTACGATGCCGACGGCGGTCTCTACTGGAGAGGAGCCGTTTGGGTTCCCACCAACACGATGGTTATAAAAGGATTGCAGAAATATGGCTACACGGATGCCGCCCGTGAGATTGCGATCAACGGCTTGGAAGGCATGGTCGCCACCTGGCGTGAGACCGGCACCTTATGGGAGAATTATGATCAGGAGAATCCAGGGAAACGCGGCGAAAGAAGTCGGCCTGACTTTGTTGGTTGGAGCGGGGTTCAGCCCATCGCCACCTTGATCGAAACAATCATTGGCATTCAAACCAATGCACCGGAAAACCGGATTGAATGGACCCTTCGGATGACCGAGGAGCACGGGGCCAGAGATTTGAAATGGGGACCGAACTATATGAGAGAGGTTGACCTTGTCGCGGAGTCGCGAACATCGACGGATAGTCCCGTCAGCCTTATAATATCCAGCAACACGCCATTCACGTTGGTTGTGGATACTGGTTATACTATCAAGGAATTCGGGGTCGAAAAAGGCTCGAATCAGACCTTTTTAATTCAACACTAA